In Silurus meridionalis isolate SWU-2019-XX chromosome 11, ASM1480568v1, whole genome shotgun sequence, the sequence TTCTGTGGTGTGTGCATTTTGTAAGGTATGTGTCGGTGTAATGTGATGCGGTACAAGCTATTTGTAAGTCCTTTGTTGAGCAGCTTGTTgaagtttatttaaatttggtTTGGCTGATTGACCTGCTGAAAGTTGGGTTTTAATTTCTTGGAATGCGGCACGAAAAGATGCAAGTCAATCCTGATTTCAATATTGGCCATTTCGTTTTGATTATCATGCAAGTGTTTACTGTGAAACCCTACTCCTCTGTTCTTCaagctttaatattttttttttatattttctaatattttgttttgtgtaggtCAATTCTCAGTATCTTGAAGATCATTTAATGCACATGATAAAGCAGGACCAGAGCAAAGTGCGCAACATGGACCTCCTGTGGCGATACTATGAGAAGAATCGCAGCTTTGGCAAAGCGGCTCACGTCCTGGCCAAGCTGGCTGATATGCACAGGTGTGTTGGGATGCGTTCCTCTAGCCGATGTCCTAACTGGGACTCCGTATTTTTAATGACACtctgtatattttgtatgtCTACAGCACAGAGATCTCTCTACAGCAGAGGCTGGAGTACATCTCCCGTGCCATCCTTTCAGCCAAGAGttcctcctccatctcctcaATGGGATCAGATGGAGAGTTTTTGCATGAACTTGAAGAGAAGATGGAGGTAAGATTAGTCTGTTGCTCCTGTCTGTGGCTGCAGGGCAATTTCGGAAAACAGCGGcttatgaataaatgtatgtgttgTGGGACAGTAAACGGGAGCTATTTTTTTCGCTCCAGGTGGTGCGCATTCAGGTGCAGATCCAGGAGACATTGAGAAGACAATATTCCCAGCACCCGAATGCACCGAGAGCGATATCTCGGCTAGACTCCGAGTTAATGGACATCACTAAGGTATAATCAGACTCTGTAGCCTTGAGTTAAAAGAATGGATCTGTTACATGGATCTGTtacatcaaacattttaatagtGTTCTGGAGATTTAATTAAATCAGAACTGGGTGTATAAACGTATATATACatagaaatattttacataatctattaattaaacaatatgTTTTCTTATTGTTATAGCTGTATGGAGAATTTGCAGACCATTTTGTGTTGACTGAGTGCAAGCTGGCAATCATTCACTGTGCTGGACACTCAGACCCCATCCTGGTTCACTCTCTGTGGCAAGATATCTTGGAAaaaggtgtgtgcgtgtgtgtgtgctgtatgaGAGTGTTTGAGTGCGTGTGTGGTACATCTGAACGCTTAGATTAAATTTACGTGGCTACgtaaatttaaatgcatttaatgctttatttactGGGAAAAATTTTGTATGTCTTAGTCAGGTATGTTTGTTCAACCCACATCTGTATCATCCACAGCTGATGCTTCATCACGTCTctgctgctacacacacacacacacacacaaattcttgggttattcatatttctttttcattgcaGAGCTGAATGACAGCGTGGCTATGGGTCCAGCAGACCGCATGCAGGCCCTGAATCTGAAGCTGATCTCTCTGGGGAAGCTATATGCCGGAACACCACGCTATTTTCCTCTGGGTATCGTCTTATTTTCTGTCAACACCAACAGAAGTCAACTCTTGTTAActataattgtttaattatttccCTTGATGCATTGTTTGCCCCGTGATGCATGGTTTATCAGTGTCAGGAAGCATACATTTGTTTTGAGTTCTTTCTCAATTTTTGTTaccttttatttctaatttattttgcTCTAATGACAAAACTTTTAGTTAGACccttaaaatgttgttttaataTCTATTGCTGATACTAGTAATAATCTGCTAAACTGGTAGTAACaagaataatgatgatgatgataataatctgccttttttttttttgttttatttaagattttctGGTCAAGTTTCTGGAGCAGGAAGTGTGTAAGCTGAACTGGGATGTGGGCTTTGTCACAGTCACAATGCAGGAGATTGGCATCCAGCTTCCACGTCTGCTAGAAGTATATGATCAACTCTTCAAAGCTCGGGTATGAGGCATTTCATCAGACAAGagcactgttttatttatgcacagcaagctttttatttatttctttttgttagtATGGTATAGTACAAATAACCAAATGTGTACTCTGGTTTAAAGctttatctcacacacaaataatgtgtaaaataatatgtataaattaaatgttactTAAATCATGATCAAATTTTaagttaaaaatgaaaatagtgtgatgtgagtgtgttaaaagtgcagtattaaacattgaaaaagttttttttttttttcccccccattttctttctaatggatacatatttaaattacaataaaattggTCCTACCAATAAACGAATAAAGCAAAATACCATGCTACACTCCATCCATgtatataagtaaatatataaattttactCCCATCTTTTGTGCCATGATTAtgtaaatgaatgcaaatgatTTTGTATCCAAATATATAGGAGAACCAAGAGAATGTGAGCtataaattaagtaaatatttaatgttaaataaataactagacagtgtgtatatatatatatatatatatatatatatttttgtatgctTGATTAATCTTTACTGAATGGatatatgaatgtttttttaagattaatttattgatcattaagtttaaaaataaattaataaataattctgcCCATGATTTTTTCAGGATCCGTGTTGGCAGCGTCTGAGGAAACCTCTGCACCTTGTGGAGTGCATCCATGTGCTCCTGTCAGGTTACGTAAACGACCCAAGCCGAGTGCCCACTTACGACAGGTAACAACTCCACACCTCACATGTTCCCTGGATTTTTGGTGTTCAGCCTCGTTTCCTCACGAACATGTTCTCGTTCCTCAGACGGAGGTTCACCAACGTGTGCTTGGACAACATCTGTGGCTACCTGGTGGAGCTTCAGTCCCTGAGCCCCAGTGCTGCCTTGGAAGAAATCATACGCAACTTTAAATCTCTACAGGCCAAACTGGAAAAACTTCACTGAGGCCAGTTAGAAAGGGGCATCTCACAGTACATCAGAAATTCTGCACAAACTTTCCTCACAGCTGTTTCAATCGAATAAAAGTTCCCACTCATGCCTTTGCAAATGAAAAATAACACTCAGAGCTACAGTTACCTCCCTCATAGTGCCTGGAAAGGATTCAGTTTAAGCATACACACAGATGATCAATGTTTTTTACTTGGTTTTGTGTTCACTTcatgattttttgtttgtttgtttgtttgtttattataagtgcaaaaatatttgtaaaaaaaaaaagttcgtTTTGTCCTGGATTTGAAGACTActataaggaaaaaaacagcaaaaaatacaTATCCAGTTGCTGAAAAACAAGTATCACtcatgattgtttttgttgttgttattattagcaTCATTATCATTTATCATTATAATTGGATGATTCATTTTTGTAAGTGAGGCAGTCTCTCATCGGGGGAGCCACATCTAAATCATCATATAACCCCAAGTCATTCAGTGCAGTTTCTTTGGTTTTATTTCTAGCATGTAAAAGCCACAGCTTGTGTAACAATGGAAAAGGttggggtttttgtttgtttgttttttatttacaatttttaagGACAGACTCTGTGCAGACTCGTTTTTACATAAAAACTTGAATCTGAATAATGGGAATAAtctgtattatatattgttGTAGTGTCAAATTTGTCACAACATTGTTCTTTTTCACCTGAATTCAGTAATGGAAATCCTTTGCTCTAGTATCgtgagaggtttttttttttttatttattttccctccTCCTGCTGCTTTGTTGACAATAATTACTCATAACAAGGTATAATTAGGCCCAGGGGATCGTTTATGATTCTGCAAGTAACAGCAAgatgtaagtaaaaaaatacacaacacaattttatttcttgagagaagaaaaaaaaattacattgctAATAATCAATAAATTCTGAAGATAAACCtgatgagggggaaaaaaaaaatgttatgaattTAGATCTGCACTTAAATCCCCAGAAGCCGAGTTAGAGGATGAACGCTTCATTTGTCATGTCTCCGGTTGTGTCTGGGACAACTGATCATTCTGATGAGTTATTCTTAGACAGCTGCCTTAGCCTTTGGAGGAGCAGTTCAACTTCTTCACGCCATGCAAGTACATATAAGGGATTATACAAGTATATATTGCTCCTACATAGCTGATCATGTCTGCTACAACGGTTGACTCGTAAACAGTTATAGTTATGCTGAGCATCAGGTGCGTTAGCCAGCAGGTCAAAAAAATGGTGGCGACTGTCACCACACTCTTCGCAGCCCTCACCTGGTTACCTGAAGAGCTGGTTTTGTCTTGAGACCTTTGAACGCCTTGTTGTTGATCTTGGACTTTATTTGCAGCATTTGATGCTATTACTTTGGATGATGGTCCTGGAGTCTTCTTAATCTTCGTGTTTTTTCCTCTAGTGAACATGCTTGTGTTCTTGAGCCGCTTCTCGTTCTGAATGAGTGTGACTGCAATTTGGATGCTTGCAAAAACGATGCCAATAATCGGAACCAGATTTGCTAGGGTAAGGTACAGCATCTCGTATGCTTGCTTGGCCTTTGGGCTTGGGAATTGTTCCACACAACCATTGAAGCTTTGGTTCAAGATGTCCATAGAGACGAAGAAGATATGAGGCATGCTGAACGCGGTGGCGAACACCCAACTCCCTGTCAGCAGTGCGATGATGAGGCGGAGGCTGTCCATTTGCACAGGAGCTCCTCCACGCTTCAGAGATCCCACAAGCTTCTGGTGCCAGTACACAGTGATGAACATGGTGGTGAAGATGCTGCTGGTCTCTGAAATCTCAGAGCAAAAACTGAAAACCGCacagtatttttttgttgttttggtcCAGTGGACCGCAAAGTCTAAGGTGTCCGGCAGATCGACCAGGTAATTGGTGATCAGATTGGACACAGCCAAGTTGATAAACAGTAAGTCATTCGGTCTGATCTGAGATTTCGATCTTGGCAGGGAGCGCAATGCCAGCCAGTTGTTACCAAGGATCcccaaaaagcacatggaggCTCTAACTAAAGCCTTGATCCATTCTGTTGCATTCATCCTAAGGAGGACACTGGAGCAACTGTTTAAAGAGTAGTGGATGCTTCAGTATTCTTGTTGTCAGGTATTTTATGCCTGGTAAATTAATGACATCACCAGGCTCTGACATCTCCTCCCACAATGCTGTGAACACCAGTTCTTCCCCCACCTACCTGAGGACACATCTTTTTGAGCATTCAGCATGATTTGTTTTACACCCCCACTCCTCAATGTGCAAGAAAGACCTGCATCTGTTGCTGGTAGAATGAACTTTCCTCTGACTGTGTGAACAGTCAAATTACTAGCTGTCATATACATGTACTTTTTAATGAACACTCAAAAAAACCCTGACTTCGTCTTGATTTTGTGGATTGATTTCAGCTTGAAAGAGAAAGTTGTCTATGAATACTGTTAAATATGAAGATATTTTAACATGAACTACAAAACACTTTAGATATTATTTACTGTAGTAGTCTACTTGCTGGGGTAAAAAGAATGCGTGGGTATGAGTCCAACCGAGTCTGACGCTTGTCTTAGTCGAGAAGCTATAAATTCTTCCGCAGTGGTACACTTACTGGTTCTTTGGATGTCTAAGGGCTCTTTGCTAGGAAGTTTTGTTCGATTAAGAGACTGCGGTTGGGATTCCTGCAGAAAAACATGTTAAAGAATGCTTAAAGGTGACAGACACATTTAGAAGTCCTTCTTATAAGTTATTTATTATGAGAATGTATACAGGACAACCATTTTCTCTGTGGATAAATAACAGTTAAGAACTTGCACTGAATCATAATTCCGTACATAACAGCATTATTGACCTTGTGTAACCGAGGGCAAAGAATTagtaatgatgtagtgctgataaacattaataaacagaTTCACCAAATGAAAAGTTTTTACAATGAACATGAATTAATTTTACATTGAATTTTTCATTAGATTAATAGCaaataaacacaatgcagttatatacagattttcttttcacttacattcaatttgttttattttatttgtgttatcCTCCATATACAGCATTAAATCACAGCTTATTGAATTACTCTTCACATATGGCCTACTGTATGTCCTTAACATCTGGCGCAGGTCAGCCTTTGCATACCGTGCAGGTAAATATAAGGAATGATGCACGTATAGGATGCTCCTACAAAGCTGTTtaagtcttctaacacgctggATGGTGTGACAGAAGCAGTGAGATTGACGATGAGGTGAATTATCCAGCAAATTACGAAAAAAAAGGCCACTGCTACCACACTCTTTGCAGCCCTCAAAAGACTTGATTTGGCTTGTGACTTGGACTTGGTAACCGCTGGTACATTGTTAATGTTATCTGCACTTTTCTCTGGTGAGGCGTTTCCTCTGTTCTTGACCACCGTGCTCGGTTTCTTCATCcgtttttcattctgcagcagaGTGATCACAATCTGGATGCTCGCATAAAGAATCCCGGTAAGTGGAAGCACATTTGCGAGTGTGATGTACACCGCCTTGTAGGCCTGATTGGCTTCCTCCGAAGGCAGGTCTTCCTTGCATTCTTGAATAGTTGCATTCCCATCGTCTTCCACAACTGCAATAAAATGAGGGACATTGAGGACAAATGCGAATGTCCAGCTTCCTGCCAGAAGAGCGGCGATGAAGCAGATGTTGTCCATTTTCACAGGAGCTCCTCCGCGTTTCAGAGAGCCCACGAGCTTCTGATGCCAGTACACAGTGATGAACATGGTGCTCAAGATGCTGCTGGTTTCTGAGAATTCAGGCAGGAAAAATTGAAAGCTGCAAAGCACCTTTTCTACAGGTAAAAAACTTTTAGTAGTGAAAATGTGGAGAGGGTCCACCAGGTAATTGGTGATCAGATTGGATACAGCCAGGTTT encodes:
- the LOC124393726 gene encoding rhodopsin; amino-acid sequence: MNATEWIKALVRASMCFLGILGNNWLALRSLPRSKSQIRPNDLLFINLAVSNLITNYLVDLPDTLDFAVHWTKTTKKYCAVFSFCSEISETSSIFTTMFITVYWHQKLVGSLKRGGAPVQMDSLRLIIALLTGSWVFATAFSMPHIFFVSMDILNQSFNGCVEQFPSPKAKQAYEMLYLTLANLVPIIGIVFASIQIAVTLIQNEKRLKNTSMFTRGKNTKIKKTPGPSSKVIASNAANKVQDQQQGVQRSQDKTSSSGNQVRAAKSVVTVATIFLTCWLTHLMLSITITVYESTVVADMISYVGAIYTCIIPYMYLHGVKKLNCSSKG
- the LOC124393536 gene encoding uncharacterized protein LOC124393536 — protein: MSAERWTKVIIRGVMCLSGIIGNNWLCISSLPKSISQLRTNDALFVNLAVSNLITNYLVDPLHIFTTKSFLPVEKVLCSFQFFLPEFSETSSILSTMFITVYWHQKLVGSLKRGGAPVKMDNICFIAALLAGSWTFAFVLNVPHFIAVVEDDGNATIQECKEDLPSEEANQAYKAVYITLANVLPLTGILYASIQIVITLLQNEKRMKKPSTVVKNRGNASPEKSADNINNVPAVTKSKSQAKSSLLRAAKSVVAVAFFFVICWIIHLIVNLTASVTPSSVLEDLNSFVGASYTCIIPYIYLHGMQRLTCARC